CAAAAACGGATAATGCCCCCCGCCGCATTGTGAAGAACAAAGTCGCCCTGTGGGGATTGGCGTTGTCCGCCATATCCATGGTCATCCTGATGATCCTGATCAACACGCCCGCCTTTGCACAAAGCGTGACACTGGACATGGGTGCCGGCGCACAGGACGGCACGGTCAGTGGCCGCGTTGTTCAGTTGGTTGCGTTACTGACCATTCTGTCGCTGGCGCCATCTATCCTGATCATGATGACGTCGTTCACGCGGATTATTGTGGTGCTGTCCTTCCTGCGGACCGCCATCGGGATTCAGCAGACGCCGCCAAACACGGTGATGATTTCACTGGCCATCTTCCTGACCTTCTTCATCATGGCTCCGACGTTCCAGACCGCGTATCAGGCGGGCGTCGTCCCGTTGATCGAAGAACAGATTGACGAAGTCGAAGCCTTCAAACGCACCGTTGAACCGTTCCGCGAATTCATGGTCAAGCATGTGCGGGAAACCGACCTGGCCCTGTTCGCGCAAATGAACCAGTCCGAACCCTTCCCCAGCCCGGAAGCCGTACCGCTGCAGGTATTGATTCCGGCCTTTATGATTTCGGAATTGCGCCGGGCTTTTGAAATCGGGTTTATGCTGTTCCTGCCCTTCGTGATTATCGACATGGTCACGGCGTCCATCCTGATGTCCATGGGTATGATGATGCTGCCGCCTGTGATGATCTCACTGCCGTTCAAAATCGTATTCTTTGTTCTGGTGGATGGCTGGCACCTGCTGGCCGGAACATTGGTGCAAAGTTTCGATGTCGGCGCCGTTCCGATCAATATGCCCGCCCCGGCGTTGATCCCTGATGTTCCGGCAGAAGCGATCGGAACCGTACCTTAAGCTTTCAGCAGATCATCAAGGTCAAGCGCCTCACTTTTCATCGCCAGTTCACCTT
The window above is part of the Micavibrio aeruginosavorus ARL-13 genome. Proteins encoded here:
- the fliP gene encoding flagellar type III secretion system pore protein FliP (The bacterial flagellar biogenesis protein FliP forms a type III secretion system (T3SS)-type pore required for flagellar assembly.) — encoded protein: MTQPKTDNAPRRIVKNKVALWGLALSAISMVILMILINTPAFAQSVTLDMGAGAQDGTVSGRVVQLVALLTILSLAPSILIMMTSFTRIIVVLSFLRTAIGIQQTPPNTVMISLAIFLTFFIMAPTFQTAYQAGVVPLIEEQIDEVEAFKRTVEPFREFMVKHVRETDLALFAQMNQSEPFPSPEAVPLQVLIPAFMISELRRAFEIGFMLFLPFVIIDMVTASILMSMGMMMLPPVMISLPFKIVFFVLVDGWHLLAGTLVQSFDVGAVPINMPAPALIPDVPAEAIGTVP